From the Juglans microcarpa x Juglans regia isolate MS1-56 chromosome 7D, Jm3101_v1.0, whole genome shotgun sequence genome, the window AGAGGATGAAGTCAAAACTCCAGTGCGATCTGTCAGTTTCAACAGTGAAGATTCTGAACCCAAGATACTCAAATCCTTAAGTTGTGGGAAGATGAAAATAGAAACATCTGTTAGCTTTAAGACTGGAGAATTGGAAAAAATGCTCTCAGTCAAGGCTCATccattagaaaataatatgCACATTGAAtcaaaaatacaagaaaacaaTGTGGTGTGCAATCAATCCACGAGATCAGACAGTCATGTGGCGATGATCCAATCATTGCCAATTTTGGATCCCACCAATCCCAAGCATGTGGCTGCACTAAAGTTGCAGAAAGTGTACAAAAGCTTCCGAACCAGAAGGAAGCTAGCAGATTGTGCAGTTCTAGTTGAGCAGAGCTGGTATGCATCCTATTTACATGCACCGACACTATCCTCTTATACAAATTCTGATGTCTTTCTCTCGTGTGCTAATGCGTTTATATGTCTTGATTATAGGTGGAAGCTTTTAGATTTTGCTGAACTCAAAAGAAGTTCTATATCATTCTTTGATATAGAAAAGCATGAAACTGCCCTTTCGCGATGGTCAAGAGCAAGAACCAGAGCAGCCAAGGTAAGTTTTAGACATTGGCATATGCTTTGCttttatgttttgtgatttaattCGGAGTTTAAGCATCTCTTTGTTATTGCAGGTGGGAAAAGGTTTATCAAAGAATGATAGAGCTCAGAAACTTGCTTTACAACACTGGCTTGAGGCTGTAAGTCAATTGCGCTAGAAACAAAAGCTTTAGAACTTTTTTTCCTACTTCTTCATCAGTCTttactgatttttatttttatttttctaaaacagaTTGACCCACGGCATCGATATGGACATAATTTACACTATTACTATGACAAATGGCTTCATTGTCAGAGCAAAGAACCCTACTTCTACTGGTAATATTCTTCACTCAAAATGTTTTTGCTTCACTACAGAGAATTCTGATTCCAGATGTCAAGATTTTGgatttgaatataattattctgGTTTGGAAATGCAGGCTGGATATAGGAGAAGGGAAGGAAGTGAATCTTGTTGAAAGATGCCCTCGATCAAAACTTCAACAGCAGTGTATCAAATATTTGGGTCCGGTAAGCCTTTATTTCTTTACTCTATCATcctatattcattttttttttttttaaattttatttgctgATAGTtgcttctctatttttttcaccaGATGGAAAGGTTGGCCTATGAAGTTGTTGTGGAGGATGGAAAGTTCTTCTACAAGCAATCGGGGAAGCTCCTTGACACCACTGAAGAAGCCAAGGATGCCAAGTGGATTTTTGTCCTAAGCACATCTATGACCTTGTATGTtggcaagaagaagaaaggtaCTTTCCAGCATTCTAGCTTCTTGGCCGGAGGAGCTACGTCTGCTGCTGGGAGATTGGTTATTGAGGATGGCATCCTAAAGGTATACCTGTTGCATCATATCTCATGGAATTCTTATGGTAAAAATAATGGAAGAAGcctatagaattttattttgtttaaccaTAGTTCCATTTTCACCACAGTTTCTTAATAATGATTTCTGCTACTTTTGATCAGGCTGTCTGGCCTCACAGTGGTCATTATCGACCTACAGAAGAAAATTTTAAGGACTTTGTCTCCTTCCTCAAAGAGAACAACGTGAATCTCACAGATGTAAAGGTAAAACAAAGGGGCTTAATAATCTTTGAAATGATATTGtgtctttttctctcttatagAGAATCATTAGAAGCTAGCAAATATGCTGAGAACGGTTTTTCTGTTATATTCAGATGAGTCCAGTTGATGAGGAGGATGATTTGTTTAGCAAGCAAAGAAGCAGTATTCATCTTAGAAGTTCATCTGACGAGGACTTTACCCAAAAGTTGGGTAGCGAAGAGACCAATGTTGAAGACTTGAATCAagagaaaattgattttatagAAGATGatactgctgctgctg encodes:
- the LOC121238401 gene encoding IQ domain-containing protein IQM2-like isoform X2, whose protein sequence is MGISFSCPFAKYSDVENGLESIIVKSISFREDEVKTPVRSVSFNSEDSEPKILKSLSCGKMKIETSVSFKTGELEKMLSVKAHPLENNMHIESKIQENNVVCNQSTRSDSHVAMIQSLPILDPTNPKHVAALKLQKVYKSFRTRRKLADCAVLVEQSWWKLLDFAELKRSSISFFDIEKHETALSRWSRARTRAAKVGKGLSKNDRAQKLALQHWLEAIDPRHRYGHNLHYYYDKWLHCQSKEPYFYWLDIGEGKEVNLVERCPRSKLQQQCIKYLGPMERLAYEVVVEDGKFFYKQSGKLLDTTEEAKDAKWIFVLSTSMTLYVGKKKKGTFQHSSFLAGGATSAAGRLVIEDGILKAVWPHSGHYRPTEENFKDFVSFLKENNVNLTDVKMSPVDEEDDLFSKQRSSIHLRSSSDEDFTQKLGSEETNVEDLNQEKIDFIEDDTAAAALELPITSRLHSLGRKLANLEIPRRNELSERLDRENQNLGPSRNSLPAESPVEGYETAEETFPSEQDYMVPKQNKFNEQHEEIEVEIIPEESIQERINSHKGMKSYQLGKQLSCKWTTGAGPRIGCVRDYPSKLQFQALEQVNLSPRSAARSRSYFSPQLVRGLSSRLMTPRSYGEEMALTITSPTPEEGNFSQRINHHSRTQSSPLMRGTSITSIGNAQ
- the LOC121238401 gene encoding IQ domain-containing protein IQM2-like isoform X1, which codes for MGISFSCPFAKYSDVENGLESIIVKSISFREDEVKTPVRSVSFNSEDSEPKILKSLSCGKMKIETSVSFKTGELEKMLSVKAHPLENNMHIESKIQENNVVCNQSTRSDSHVAMIQSLPILDPTNPKHVAALKLQKVYKSFRTRRKLADCAVLVEQSWYASYLHAPTLSSYTNSDVFLSCANAFICLDYRWKLLDFAELKRSSISFFDIEKHETALSRWSRARTRAAKVGKGLSKNDRAQKLALQHWLEAIDPRHRYGHNLHYYYDKWLHCQSKEPYFYWLDIGEGKEVNLVERCPRSKLQQQCIKYLGPMERLAYEVVVEDGKFFYKQSGKLLDTTEEAKDAKWIFVLSTSMTLYVGKKKKGTFQHSSFLAGGATSAAGRLVIEDGILKAVWPHSGHYRPTEENFKDFVSFLKENNVNLTDVKMSPVDEEDDLFSKQRSSIHLRSSSDEDFTQKLGSEETNVEDLNQEKIDFIEDDTAAAALELPITSRLHSLGRKLANLEIPRRNELSERLDRENQNLGPSRNSLPAESPVEGYETAEETFPSEQDYMVPKQNKFNEQHEEIEVEIIPEESIQERINSHKGMKSYQLGKQLSCKWTTGAGPRIGCVRDYPSKLQFQALEQVNLSPRSAARSRSYFSPQLVRGLSSRLMTPRSYGEEMALTITSPTPEEGNFSQRINHHSRTQSSPLMRGTSITSIGNAQ